From the Callithrix jacchus isolate 240 chromosome 22, calJac240_pri, whole genome shotgun sequence genome, the window CTTTGCTAAGGGCAGGTCACACGTTTGTCCTGGTCTACTCTGTCACCAAGAAGGAACCCGAGAAAAGCTGAAGATTTTCTACCAGTTGATCCACAAGGTCGGAGGTAATCACCTGGACAAGTTTCCCATCGTGCCGGTGCGCAACAAGAGCTATGAGAACCGCTAGGGGTGGCCTTGAATGACGGTGCCACCTCTGAGCTGCAGCGGAATTGCGCCCTCACGGAGACCTTGGCACAGGCAGATGTGAAGGATCAGCAGCCGGTCCAGAAGATATCCCACATGCCAGGAGCACTGAGAAGCTTGCTGGAAAGTGCATGATCATGTGAGCCCTCGGCCTTAGGAGCAGGATCTTACTATCATGTTACTTGCAGAAAACAAACTAAATCTCTCCGTATGTGTCACCTGTATATGGGCGATTTTTCTGGGGCTGTGGTTTGGACTATAACAAATAGATGtcgtcaggtgcggtggctcacgcctctaatcccagcactttgggaggccgaggcgggtggatcacgaggtcaagagatcaagaccatcctggtgaacgtggcgaaagcccgtctctactaaaaatacaaaaattagctgggcatggtggtgtgcgcctgtagtcccagctactcggggggctgaggcaggagaattgcctgaacacaggaggcggaggttgcggtgagccgagatcgcgccattgcactccagcctgggtaacaagaacgaaactcggtctcaaaaaaaaaaacaaaacaaacaaacaaaaaaacaaatggatGTCAATAAATGTACCTTTTAAGTTAATAAATTTTTCCCAGGAGAGAATTCAAATTGTTAAAACATTGGCATTTGAGGAGCACAAACAAAGCATCATTAATTTAAAGtaagatttttaattataaacttatcaggagaaaatgttttgagaggaataaaacaccaaaataaagtgtgctgtctcatgcctgtaattccggcacttcgggaggcaggaggatcgcttgtaatcaggaattcaagaccagcctagcctgggcaacgtggcaaaaccccgtttctatgaaaaaaaaaaaaaaaaattagctaggtatggtgtcgcatgcctgtggtcccatctactcatgaggctgaggtgggagagtcacttcaatctgggaagttgaggctgcagtgagctgtgatcaggccactgcaccccagcctgggcacagagcgagctcctgtctctaaaataataaaaaacgaAACGCAAAAATGAATCAAAAGATGCCATAGTCCTTTTGGTTATCCcaatattatgtattattttgtgtatttaattaaGAAATGTGTTTTGCAACAAAAGCTTTGACAAATTGCCGTGAGACAGATACACTAagcaagaaaaaagtgaatattcTACGGCTGATTATTGTGGAGTAGGAGAGGTGAAAATTGTGAAAGTGGACGCTGCTCACCAAAGATGTTAGTTTTTTCctacatttaaaattgtttcttactttaaaaatgtttgggtATTCTACATGGCAGTTTTTTACAAGTGTAACagtgcattgattttttttccccgaagacgaagtctccctctgttgcccagactggagtgcaatggcacgatctcagctcactgcaacctctgccccccgagttcaagcgattctcctgcctcagcctcccaagtagctgggactacaggcacgcaccaccatacccggctaagtatttttgtaattttagtagagacgggatttcacattgttgaccaggagggtctcgatctcttgacctcgtgatccatccgcctcggcctcccaaagtgctgggattatacgcgtgagccaccgcgcccagcctttttgtttttctttagatggtgtctcgctctgttgcccaggctggagtacagtggtgacatctcggctcactgcagcctctgccgccCCGTGGTGCGAGCGATTCTTGtgcctgtctcctgagtagctgggaccacagatgaacgccaccacacccagataatttttgtacttttagtagacacggggtttcactacattagccaggctcctgacctcaagtgatccacctgcctcgcagaatgctgggattatggcatgagccaccacggccggcccttttttcctttttttgagatgaggtctcactccgtcacccagactggaatgcagtagcacagttacagctcactgcagccttgacctcccaggctcaagcgatcctcccacctcagctggaattacaggtgtgagccacagcgcctggtaattttctaattttgtagggacaggatttAGCTGTGTTGCCtaagtcttgaattcctggcctcaagcagttctccagcctcggccttccaaagcggTGAGATtctaggtgtaagccactgcactcggcctttACTATATCTGATCTCTCCAAAGCCTCCAAAATATTCTTTCGTTAGTTCTTCAGAAATATCTGGACTCAGTCTACCCATGAAAACCTTTTGGCGGGGGTTCTTTCCGTTTTAAAGCTCTGGCTCTTTGTGGCGGGGGCGGGAGGGGGTCCTATTAATTTGCCATCCAACTTCTGTTCTCTCAGTTCCAAGCAGCAATAGCAGCATTTTCCAAAAGCACAAATACAAATCCCCCTGATTTTCCAGTAACCATTTTAACGGTGCAGTCTGCAGCTGCCGTAAGTCAAGACAAATACTCGGATCTCTTTCCTTGTAACATTGTACCATCATCCTGCAGATTCTTGCTCAAGATGATCTTGGATCTCTCTGTGATTTCCTGTGTATTTCTTGCAGTACTCAGTCAGGTCCTCGCTGGCGGGGGAGCTGGGGGCAGGAGGGTGCTGGTGCACACCCAAGGTCAGGCAGCAGCGTATCTATGGAGATGGATTTCAAATGGTGGTGGAAGAGAGTCATTATAATTTTACGGCTCGTCCGTTGTTGACTGAAACGCTATTACCCCATGCGGGTAACTATCTGAAGCCCTTTGTGCGTAGCACACTAAGGTCCTAGCTCCCTGAGACCCTGGTGGGAATGACTGTTACAACCTCGGCAAGGAGGGATGCAGTGTCCACTGCAGAGCGGACTGCTGGGGTCCCTGGTGGTTCCCACTGTGTAGCTGATACCCGTGGCTCCTGCTTTTCTTCTGTGTTCACATTGGTTTCCTGACAGTTCAGTATGCATTACCTCACCAGTGAGCTTTTTCATGTGGACGTTCTTGGGTTTTTTTCGTTTTGCTGCAGATCTTCGATGCGTCCTTGAGCATTTTGGTCTATTCCGGCTTGTGAATATCTGTCTGTATTTGCTTTGCGtgtgggttgggggagggagaaatgaaGGCTGCTATCTCCTACTTCACCATCTTGGTGATGTCACTTCACTCTCCTGTGTTTTTTCAGAATTAACTATTACCACTGCCCCAACTAAAGCCATTAAGATAATTTctgcccgggcgcggtggctcacgcctgtaatcccagcactttgggaggtcgaggcgggtggatcacgaggtcaagagatcgagaccatcctggtcaacatggtgaaaccccgtctctactaaagatacaaaaaattagctgggcatggtggcgcgtgcctgtaatcccagctactcaggaggctgaggcaggagaattgcctgaacccaggaggtggaggttgcggtgagccaagatcgcgccattgcactccagcctgggtaacaagagcgaaactccgtctcaaaaaaaaaaaaaaaaaaaaaaaagataatttctgagccgggcgcggcggctgacacctataatcccagcactttgggaggccgaggcgggtggatcacgaggtcaagagatcgagaccatcctggtcaacatggtgaaaccccgtctctactaaagatacaaaaaattagctgcgcacggtggcgcgtgcctgtaatcccagctactcaggaggctgaggcaggagaattgcctgaacccatggggcggaggttgcggtgagccgagatcgcgccattgcactccagcctgggcaacaagagcgaaactccgtgtcaaaaaaaaaaaaaaaagaaagtcgcATCTTTACTCCTGCAGATGGTGGCTCCTCTGGTGACAATTTCAGAATTTGAcatgttttaaaatcaaaactagCAATggctaagaaataaaaatcaacaacCCAGCCAAACACACCATCCACATACTCCCAATGTGAGAGCAGGAAAATCCtgcgtcctttttttttttgagacggagtttcgctcttgttacccaggctggagtgcaatggcacgatctcggctcaccgcaacctccgcctcctgagttcaggcaattctcctgcctcagcctcccgagtagctgggattacaggcacgcaccaccgtgcccagctaatttttgtatttttagtagagaaggggtttcaccttgttgaccaggatggtctcaatctcttgacctcgtgatccacccgcctcagcctccctaagtgctgggattttaggcgtgagctactgcgcctgggcGAAATCTTGTGTCTTAACTCCCTTCGGGCCAtcagctccctccctccctacctcctcaGTCGCCAGCCCTGCAATCTCTGCATGCCTGTCCTGCCCAGCTGTTAGGACAGCTTCCTTAGGCCCCTGTGCATCCAGGTAGGGTTGGGGCAGGAGAAAGTGGAGACCCACCCAAGACAGGCCTGCTGGATTCTTGGTCTCTTCTCAGGCTTTGTTTGACCCGACACACTTTCCCCAACAACCTGATTTGCATTGACAAATGTCAGTGTTTTTCCTTTGCTACGACCCTCCTGCAGTACGCCGAGCCCTTGATGGTAACAGGCTGTGGGCACATAGCACCCACATCCTCATTTGAAGCCCAGAGAGCTAAAGCACCTCAgccagggccacacagcaagtGGGGCTGAGCCTGGACACCAAGCCAGACCCCTCTGTTTCAaattcttcttctctcttcctcttcctcctttctcctcctcttccttcttcttcctccttttccttctctttctccttgtatcgctcttgtggcccagtctggagtgcaatctttgcttgctgcaacctccacctgccggtttcaagtgattctcttgcttcagcctcctgagtagctgtgattattacattttttcatatttttggtagagttgaggtttctccatgttggtcaggctagtctcgaactcctgaccttaggtgatctccCTGCCTAGAAAGTGGTGACCCCGGTTTTGGGTGGGACAGGCTTAGGAGTGCAGAGGTCATAGGTTGCAGGTGGGATGTGAAGCCTGTGTGGTTACCCATCTTCTCTGAGCTTGTGGGGAAGGGCAGTGCAGCCTTGGGGAGGCTGTAACCCGCCAGAGGAGCTTGGAACTCTGGTGGGTAACAGTGACCCGAGCTGCAAGGCATAGGTCCCCTGGCTCTAGCTAATGCTCTGTTGTCACTGTCCTGAAACGGTCAACGATTTTTGAACAAGGAGACTTGCATTTCAATTTTGTACAGCGGCCCCTTGAATTCTGTCTCAGGTCCTGGTAAGAGCTCCTTGggagttattatttattttttgtataaatgaggtcttgctatgttgcctaggctggtccccaaatcctggcctcaagcgatcctccgggCATCCTCATGGGCATCCCAAACACAGGAACGACAGGCGCATACCACCGCACGCCGCCCTGGGAGAGCCTTTGGCGACGACCCGTTCCTTGGTTGTTCGGTGATGGGGGTAGGACAGCACCTGAGGGGCAGGTGCGGAACAGTCCTGTGCTTGTCATTCCAGGCGTCTGAGCTGATCCTGGATGCGGCAGCGGCAGCCTCGGCACCCCCAGAGGAAAGCGAGTGGCCGGAGCCCACCCAGCTCCCGCAGGGTGTGCACACGAGGGCAGAGGCCGAGCCACCCCGCGCCCCTGGCTCGATGGGTGAGTCTGGCTCTTGTGCAGATTAAAGTTTGGAAATGCAGTTTGGGACCTCAACCTAAAGCCGCAGACTTTGTTAATGGGTGGAGTTAGGGGCTTCGGTGGTGAACTCCACACTTCCCCAGAAACCATACAAACCTTCCGTGGGGACTGAGGTCTGGGGCCCCTAGAACCACCATGCACATTCTTCACCCCACAAGAAgggcctctgcctccccacctgAACGGCAGCCAAGCCAGACAGACTGAGAGTGTTGGAGCAGGGGGTTACCCAGAGGGCCAGCCAGGTAGGAACGAGGGGTCAGTGCTGACGGATCTGCCCCCAAAACATGTGCCCACCTATCTTGAAGGACAGGACGGAGGGCAGAGGGGCCATATTGAGCAGGGGAAGGACCTGGACTTGGCTCAGTCATTGGGGTCCTCCATGCCCCTCAGGCACAAAGGGAGGTGCCAAGGCAGTCCACTCACTACAGGTGACCCGTCTCCCTCACTCTCCACAGGGTCCCGGGCCCGCTTGCCTCTGAAGCCAAGTATCTGGGACGAGCCTGAGGAAATTCTCCCAGGGCCCTCCTCAGACCTGCGGGCAGAAGGGGCTGTGACCTCGGGCCCCAAGGGTCTGAGTGCTCAGAGAATCAGTCCCCgaaagaaaaacaggaacacCAACCAGGGCGGCCGCCGGCAGCCATCCCTCAAGCACACCAAAGCTGGCACCCAAGAGGCTGCTACAGGCACCCCGGGAGCGCCGCGTGGGCCCCGAGGGGGGAGGCCTTTCCAGTGTGCCGACTGTGGGATGGTCTTCACCTGGGTCACCCACTTTATCGAGCATCAGAAGACCCATCGCGAAGAGGGGCCCTTTCCGTGCCCTGAGTGTGGCAAGGTCTTCCTGCACAGCTCCGTCCTCGCTGAGCACAGCAAGATCCACCTGCTGGAGCCACCCAAGAAGAAAGGCCCCCGGAGCAAGGGCCCCCGGGAATCCGCCCCACCCAGGGATGGAGCCCAGGATCCGGCGGCCCCTCGCAGCCCCAAGAGGCCCTTCCGATGCAGCGTCTGCGGGAAGTCCTTCCCCTGGATGGTCCACCTCATCGACCACCAGAAGCTCCACACTGTTCATGGCCACATGTGAATGGCCAGCCTCGGGCCTCAGCCACCCAGCCTTGAGTCCCTGGGGGGCACCGATG encodes:
- the ZSCAN1 gene encoding zinc finger and SCAN domain-containing protein 1, translating into MLPRPKAPASPRRPQTPTPSEQDGDHGPANPRDTEAQRLRFRQFQYHVAGGPHLALGQLWSLCRQWLRPEARSKEQMLELLVLEQFLGALPSKMRTWVQSQGPRNCREAASLVEDLTQMCQQEVLVSLDSVEHQDWSFGEEEDRKSPRSQREPSQASELILDAAAAASAPPEESEWPEPTQLPQGVHTRAEAEPPRAPGSMGSRARLPLKPSIWDEPEEILPGPSSDLRAEGAVTSGPKGLSAQRISPRKKNRNTNQGGRRQPSLKHTKAGTQEAATGTPGAPRGPRGGRPFQCADCGMVFTWVTHFIEHQKTHREEGPFPCPECGKVFLHSSVLAEHSKIHLLEPPKKKGPRSKGPRESAPPRDGAQDPAAPRSPKRPFRCSVCGKSFPWMVHLIDHQKLHTVHGHM